The Haloplanus sp. CK5-1 genome contains a region encoding:
- a CDS encoding dihydrodipicolinate synthase family protein, translating to MPTAPADSEYGTSLVPTVTPFSNGSVDADAVADLAEFVLENGADGLIPCGTTGEFASLTDEEYETVVRTSVEAADGAPVLPGAADTSVAGTLDRIDIAADCGADAVLVVLPYFHGANDPAGNERFVRAVLEETALPVVLYNIPSCVGQSIDADLVDAVADHPDLAGMKDTSGDLTHLLEVVRRTGDDFHLFQGFDSQLAPAVSMGATGGINAVANYLPGLIEDTIDAAAADDVARARDLQVDHIGPVFDVSLDHGFAPATKAALVERGVIDDDEVRPPLVELDDDALAAVRSVLDDTLDAVTE from the coding sequence ATGCCCACGGCACCCGCCGATTCGGAGTACGGTACCAGCCTCGTCCCGACGGTCACGCCCTTCTCGAACGGGTCGGTCGACGCCGACGCGGTCGCCGACCTCGCCGAGTTCGTCCTCGAGAACGGCGCCGACGGTCTGATCCCCTGCGGGACGACCGGCGAGTTTGCCAGTCTGACCGACGAGGAGTACGAGACGGTCGTCCGGACGAGCGTCGAGGCCGCCGACGGCGCGCCGGTCCTCCCGGGGGCCGCGGACACGAGCGTCGCCGGTACCCTCGACCGGATCGACATCGCGGCCGACTGCGGCGCGGACGCCGTCCTCGTCGTCCTGCCGTACTTCCACGGCGCGAACGACCCCGCCGGCAACGAGCGGTTCGTCCGCGCGGTGCTCGAGGAGACGGCGCTGCCGGTCGTCCTCTACAACATCCCCTCGTGTGTCGGGCAGTCGATCGACGCCGACCTGGTCGACGCCGTCGCCGACCACCCCGACCTCGCCGGGATGAAAGACACCAGCGGCGACCTGACTCACCTCCTCGAGGTCGTCCGACGGACGGGCGACGACTTCCACCTGTTCCAGGGGTTCGACAGCCAACTCGCGCCCGCGGTGTCGATGGGGGCGACCGGCGGCATCAACGCCGTCGCGAACTACCTGCCCGGCCTCATCGAGGACACCATCGACGCGGCGGCGGCCGACGACGTGGCGCGAGCGCGGGACCTGCAGGTCGACCACATCGGTCCGGTGTTCGACGTGTCGCTCGACCACGGGTTCGCCCCGGCGACGAAGGCGGCGCTGGTCGAACGCGGTGTCATCGACGACGACGAAGTCCGCCCGCCCCTGGTCGAACTCGACGACGACGCCCTCGCCGCGGTACGGTCGGTCCTCGACGACACGCTCGACGCCGTCACCGAGTGA
- a CDS encoding RND family transporter, giving the protein MGRLSDLFGGVGHEVQAHPAATLLVAVILLVAAFGGAAQITSVTGDQAFTGENPTLETFDETFDRGSISVLVRGEVSDPATIRAIDRFDDRMSQVDDVAYVSSPADRVRAEYGRIPDSRAKIERAIGDPDTAFIRVTFEPGLTQPEERPIYEEATGAEEWARFPAGVDVIVTGSAAFSAQLSELIQQSTNQLLGLAVGLMIVALFFLFRGVRLRLLPIVAVFTGVLYTFGAIGYAGVPNSTLTSSVFPILIGLGIDYSVQFHERYEEELEAAPPREALPRALSGIGPPVFVAMLAAALGFGATWISTQGTPAFVWFAQTSIFGVLLTFLAAILILLPTLTLYARWRGRSGGTDGDSRTDGGDGNGGPTPDPDESERIGVFGRMLGRSARTLAANPGIVLVVAILLMGAGFQAGTELETLADTEEFVPQDLPAYVDLQQFRAQTGGGSAVQFDVIVLGSDLTHPEVLHWMERFEHVAVGAPLVQGVDSPATLVAEHNGGEIPETRAGVERVLEDVPEEERANYYNDGYAHITVVGAEDMTTDQTLSFITNVDKAITFSNPPPGVQATLTGTAAISPPSIVEQIENRNVTTGLGVLFVFGLLLAYYRRLTKAVAPLIPMVFVIGWQNLYMAALNISVSPLGASLGAMSVGIGAEYTIIVMERYYEEKGLAGVGRLDAVETAATRVGKAISVSGMTTVFGFSALTLSPFPILADFGYLTVGVIFLTLVAALATLPPTLIVLDGLVDRLPTPFWAATPVDERGTHN; this is encoded by the coding sequence GTGGGACGACTCAGTGACCTCTTCGGCGGCGTCGGCCACGAGGTGCAGGCCCACCCAGCCGCGACGCTCCTGGTCGCTGTGATCCTCCTCGTCGCCGCCTTCGGCGGGGCCGCCCAGATCACGAGCGTCACGGGCGATCAGGCGTTCACCGGCGAGAACCCGACCCTGGAGACGTTCGACGAGACGTTCGACCGGGGATCGATCTCCGTGTTGGTCCGGGGTGAGGTGAGCGATCCGGCGACGATCCGGGCGATCGACCGGTTCGACGATCGGATGTCCCAGGTCGACGACGTGGCCTACGTGTCGAGTCCCGCCGATCGCGTCCGCGCGGAGTACGGTCGGATCCCCGACTCTCGGGCGAAGATCGAGCGAGCGATCGGTGATCCGGACACCGCGTTCATTCGGGTGACCTTCGAACCGGGGCTGACACAGCCCGAAGAGCGGCCGATCTACGAGGAGGCGACGGGGGCCGAGGAGTGGGCGCGCTTCCCCGCCGGCGTCGACGTGATCGTCACCGGATCGGCGGCCTTCTCCGCACAGCTGTCGGAACTGATCCAGCAGAGCACGAACCAACTGCTCGGGCTCGCGGTCGGGCTGATGATCGTCGCCCTCTTTTTCCTGTTTCGGGGCGTCCGACTGCGACTCCTGCCGATCGTCGCGGTCTTTACCGGCGTCCTGTACACGTTCGGCGCCATCGGCTACGCCGGCGTCCCCAACTCGACGCTGACGAGTTCCGTCTTCCCCATTCTGATCGGTCTCGGCATCGACTACTCCGTCCAGTTCCACGAGCGCTACGAGGAGGAGTTGGAGGCCGCGCCGCCACGCGAGGCGTTGCCGCGGGCGCTGTCGGGGATCGGCCCGCCGGTGTTCGTGGCGATGCTCGCCGCGGCGCTCGGCTTCGGCGCGACGTGGATCTCGACACAGGGCACGCCCGCGTTCGTCTGGTTCGCTCAGACCTCGATCTTCGGCGTCCTGCTCACCTTCCTCGCGGCGATCCTGATCTTGCTCCCGACACTGACGCTGTACGCGCGGTGGCGGGGGCGAAGTGGCGGGACGGACGGCGATAGCCGGACGGACGGCGGTGACGGAAACGGGGGGCCGACGCCCGACCCCGACGAGTCGGAGCGTATCGGGGTCTTCGGGCGGATGCTCGGGCGGAGTGCCCGGACGCTCGCGGCCAACCCGGGGATCGTGCTGGTCGTCGCGATACTCCTGATGGGCGCGGGGTTCCAGGCGGGCACCGAACTGGAGACGCTCGCGGACACCGAGGAGTTCGTCCCGCAGGACCTGCCGGCGTACGTCGACCTCCAGCAGTTCCGTGCCCAGACCGGCGGCGGGAGCGCCGTCCAGTTCGACGTGATCGTCCTCGGGAGCGACCTCACACACCCCGAGGTGTTACACTGGATGGAGCGGTTCGAACACGTCGCCGTCGGTGCGCCCCTGGTCCAGGGGGTAGACTCGCCGGCGACGCTCGTCGCCGAACACAACGGCGGCGAGATCCCCGAGACACGGGCGGGCGTCGAACGCGTCCTCGAGGACGTGCCCGAGGAGGAGCGCGCGAACTACTACAACGACGGCTACGCCCACATCACCGTCGTCGGGGCCGAGGACATGACGACCGACCAGACGCTGTCGTTCATCACGAACGTCGACAAGGCGATCACGTTCAGCAACCCGCCGCCGGGCGTCCAGGCGACGCTCACCGGCACGGCAGCCATCTCCCCGCCGTCGATCGTCGAGCAGATCGAGAACCGGAACGTGACGACGGGACTGGGCGTCCTGTTTGTGTTCGGCCTCCTGCTCGCCTACTACCGACGGCTGACGAAGGCGGTCGCGCCGCTGATCCCGATGGTGTTCGTCATCGGGTGGCAGAACCTCTACATGGCTGCCCTGAACATCTCCGTCTCGCCACTCGGGGCGTCGCTGGGGGCCATGAGCGTCGGGATCGGGGCCGAGTACACCATCATCGTGATGGAGCGCTACTACGAGGAGAAGGGACTCGCGGGCGTGGGCAGACTCGACGCCGTCGAGACGGCGGCCACGCGGGTCGGCAAGGCCATCTCGGTGTCCGGGATGACCACCGTCTTCGGCTTCTCGGCGCTGACGCTCTCGCCGTTCCCCATTCTCGCCGACTTCGGCTACCTCACTGTCGGCGTCATCTTCCTGACGCTGGTGGCCGCGCTCGCGACGCTGCCGCCGACGCTGATCGTCCTCGACGGACTGGTCGACCGGCTGCCGACGCCGTTCTGGGCGGCGACCCCTGTGGACGAGAGGGGAACGCATAACTAA
- a CDS encoding CehA/McbA family metallohydrolase, with translation MSQTTIRIDPHVHSEASYDGHDPVELLLEQAAEIGLDGIVVTDHDVIHESLRAAELAPEYGLFGIPGVEVSTAVGHLLAIGVEEMPPRRTGLEETVEWIRDHGGIAVVPHPFQRSRHGVPRRHLVDCDAIEVFNSWLFTGYRNRRARRFAAEGDYPGVAASDAHSVPHVGRAYTEFVIDDADRASLDGDRVLDAVRSGATRMRGRRQPVLTSARHYAVGSARKSGYYAKVGALKGRSGLTRGAQLLSDAASR, from the coding sequence GTGAGCCAGACGACGATCCGGATCGATCCACACGTCCACTCCGAGGCCTCATACGACGGCCACGACCCCGTCGAGTTGCTGCTGGAGCAGGCGGCGGAGATCGGTCTCGACGGCATCGTCGTCACCGACCACGACGTGATCCACGAGTCGCTCCGCGCGGCCGAACTCGCCCCCGAGTACGGCCTGTTCGGTATTCCCGGCGTCGAGGTGTCGACTGCCGTCGGCCACCTGCTCGCCATCGGAGTCGAGGAGATGCCGCCCCGACGGACCGGCCTCGAAGAGACCGTCGAGTGGATTCGCGACCACGGCGGCATCGCGGTCGTCCCCCATCCGTTCCAGCGGAGCCGGCACGGGGTGCCCCGGCGACACCTCGTCGACTGCGACGCCATCGAGGTGTTCAACTCGTGGCTGTTCACCGGCTACCGGAACCGGCGGGCGCGGCGGTTCGCTGCCGAGGGCGACTATCCTGGGGTCGCCGCCAGCGACGCCCACTCGGTCCCCCACGTCGGCCGGGCGTACACGGAATTCGTCATCGACGACGCCGACCGGGCGTCCCTCGACGGCGATCGAGTGCTCGACGCCGTCCGGAGCGGCGCGACGCGGATGCGGGGGCGGCGACAGCCGGTGTTGACCTCGGCGCGCCACTACGCCGTCGGATCGGCGCGCAAGAGCGGCTACTACGCGAAGGTCGGCGCGCTGAAGGGGCGATCCGGACTGACCCGTGGCGCGCAGTTGCTGTCCGACGCCGCCTCCCGCTGA
- a CDS encoding lamin tail domain-containing protein gives MLALATLALFLAVGLLVGGYAVARIDGIGHRRTLVVVAVLLAAGGVTAQAMPVSVTPSSESTPAAAPTPEAAAVADATGGTEVVERSEAASDASTPSDPVGNATVVAVSAPDRLTYRTESGARHTVGLAGVDAPGLDGGDPETFDGVLTSDRGRRCLADHGRRALVDLRTDLLDEQVTVRTVGTAKGTRVATVAVDGRLVNRRLVERGDARATDRRYADAERAARSAHRGVWSCGVVEPDRPLRESNTSTLRIAAVHPNPPDDATPGIGGEYLVVENTGERAVDLSDWHVVVDSTHYYFFDDRRLQPGAELVVHVGAGRDTQGHVYWAAGRPVLDDGSGTIRLVDGDTDRAVRLSY, from the coding sequence ATGCTCGCGCTCGCCACCCTCGCACTGTTCCTCGCCGTCGGCCTACTGGTCGGTGGATACGCCGTCGCCCGGATCGACGGAATCGGCCACCGCCGGACCCTCGTCGTCGTGGCCGTTCTGCTCGCGGCGGGCGGTGTGACCGCACAGGCGATGCCGGTGTCCGTGACTCCGTCGTCGGAGTCGACGCCCGCGGCCGCACCGACCCCGGAGGCCGCGGCCGTCGCCGACGCGACTGGGGGGACGGAGGTGGTCGAGCGCAGTGAGGCGGCGAGCGACGCGTCGACGCCGTCCGACCCGGTCGGGAACGCGACGGTCGTCGCGGTGAGCGCACCGGACCGCCTCACCTACCGGACCGAGTCCGGTGCCCGGCACACGGTGGGCCTCGCCGGTGTCGACGCTCCGGGCCTCGACGGGGGCGACCCCGAGACGTTCGACGGCGTCCTGACCAGCGACCGGGGGCGACGGTGTCTCGCCGACCACGGCCGGCGAGCGCTCGTCGACCTGCGCACCGACCTGCTCGACGAACAGGTGACCGTCCGAACGGTGGGGACGGCGAAGGGAACGAGGGTCGCCACCGTCGCCGTCGACGGGCGGCTCGTCAACCGGCGACTCGTCGAACGGGGTGACGCCCGGGCGACGGACCGGCGGTACGCCGACGCCGAACGGGCGGCGCGAAGCGCCCACCGGGGCGTCTGGTCGTGCGGCGTCGTCGAACCGGACCGGCCGCTCCGCGAGTCCAACACCTCGACACTCCGAATCGCGGCGGTCCACCCCAACCCGCCGGACGACGCCACCCCGGGAATCGGTGGCGAGTACCTCGTCGTCGAGAACACCGGGGAGCGGGCGGTCGACCTCTCCGACTGGCACGTGGTCGTCGACAGCACGCACTACTACTTCTTCGACGACCGGCGACTCCAACCGGGGGCGGAACTCGTCGTCCACGTCGGGGCGGGGCGCGACACCCAGGGTCACGTCTACTGGGCGGCCGGCCGTCCCGTCCTCGACGACGGGAGCGGGACGATCCGACTCGTCGACGGCGACACCGACCGCGCGGTTCGGCTGTCGTACTGA
- a CDS encoding DUF6293 family protein, whose translation MQTHIVPVGFDYDRLIAPLIRDQFDVDRVILLEGAVGSEANVEYSRDLSAKLEQDFRNLLGAETRRIVIEDVYDYDAAFEDAYDLINDQLDEGAPDGEVWVNVSSMPRPVSFAFATAAHSITLERQADRDRIHTYYTAPEKYLETELAEELRANRELLSDVLDGNGDGDGDEVADERVRERLEGTAELLDEFDERGTTIGAKRIDGNHIVELPVASFSNVKPFEEVILFELGERGEFDSVSELAEALAAELGEEYTDSFRSKVIYNVDRLGPGGKGYVEQEEHGKSYRTRLSRIGELWVRAHADGDDAPDAD comes from the coding sequence ATGCAGACCCACATCGTCCCGGTCGGCTTCGACTACGACCGGCTGATCGCGCCGCTGATCCGCGACCAGTTCGACGTGGACCGCGTGATCTTACTGGAGGGTGCGGTCGGGAGCGAGGCCAACGTGGAGTACTCCCGTGACCTCTCGGCGAAACTCGAACAGGACTTCCGGAACCTGCTCGGGGCGGAGACCCGCCGGATCGTCATCGAGGACGTCTACGACTACGACGCCGCCTTCGAGGACGCCTACGACCTCATCAACGACCAACTCGACGAGGGCGCGCCCGACGGCGAGGTGTGGGTCAACGTGAGTTCGATGCCCCGGCCGGTGAGTTTCGCCTTCGCCACCGCCGCCCACTCCATCACGCTCGAACGGCAGGCCGACCGGGACCGCATCCACACCTACTACACCGCCCCCGAGAAGTACCTGGAGACGGAACTCGCCGAGGAGTTGCGCGCCAACCGGGAACTGCTTTCGGACGTCCTCGACGGCAACGGCGACGGCGACGGCGACGAGGTGGCGGACGAGCGCGTCCGAGAGCGACTGGAGGGCACCGCCGAACTCTTAGACGAGTTCGACGAACGCGGGACCACCATCGGTGCGAAGCGGATCGACGGCAACCACATCGTCGAACTGCCGGTCGCCTCCTTCTCGAACGTCAAACCGTTCGAGGAGGTGATCCTGTTCGAACTCGGCGAGCGGGGCGAGTTCGATTCCGTCTCCGAACTCGCGGAGGCGCTCGCCGCCGAACTCGGCGAGGAGTACACCGACAGCTTCCGGTCGAAGGTGATCTACAACGTCGACCGCCTCGGCCCCGGCGGGAAGGGGTACGTCGAACAGGAGGAACACGGCAAGTCCTACCGGACGCGCCTCTCGCGGATCGGCGAACTCTGGGTGCGTGCCCACGCCGACGGCGACGACGCACCGGACGCGGACTAG
- a CDS encoding COG1361 S-layer family protein, giving the protein MKRITILFVVGLLLVAPVVPAVASSLVSGNPVLSASVADETFQSNEEARLTVAVTNDGNIEDGGPGRFEEQVQTARSVQMRVEEGRINAPIDVKTGTVTAGSIGPGGTAQFGFDLDIGDAEPGRYTVPVEITYRHARAVLYDETSTGPAQIDYVWLEEERTVDLTIRIEERAEFDVVSEGSNELLAGDTGSLAFTVENTGSQTARNATVQLESRASGLFFGNADAPSATTGVFVRSLAPGETRRVSVQVGADTDLSPGEYPVDAVVSYRDRNDVAKRSDTLTAGVVVKPERSFVVEDLTTRDFRVDESEATVSGRIVNTGPAPARNVVVRMRDAGPVTPTNGESAVGTLDPGESAPVTFTVAIAGDAEPGTNSFTFDVEYENADGDVQMASNPIRKRATIDESRDRFEVGNVSTTVTPGGTARLTADVRYVGDDPISATNARLFTSDPLSTSDDGAFLGRMESGETVTASFRISATSDAIPKQYDASIEVRYDEADGDTKFTDGMPIGVSVNETEGGPPVLPIVGGVALLVVIVGGLWYRGR; this is encoded by the coding sequence ATGAAGCGGATCACGATTCTGTTCGTCGTCGGCCTGCTGTTGGTCGCGCCGGTCGTTCCCGCAGTCGCGTCGAGTCTTGTCTCGGGGAATCCGGTGTTGAGCGCCAGCGTCGCCGACGAGACCTTCCAGTCGAACGAGGAGGCACGACTCACGGTCGCCGTGACCAACGACGGCAACATCGAGGACGGCGGCCCGGGGCGGTTCGAGGAGCAGGTCCAGACGGCCCGGAGCGTCCAGATGCGGGTCGAAGAGGGGCGAATAAACGCCCCGATAGACGTGAAGACGGGGACGGTCACGGCCGGGAGCATCGGCCCCGGCGGGACGGCCCAGTTCGGCTTCGATCTGGATATCGGCGACGCCGAACCGGGGCGGTACACCGTCCCCGTCGAGATCACGTACCGACACGCGCGAGCGGTGCTCTACGACGAGACGAGCACCGGCCCGGCCCAGATCGATTACGTATGGTTGGAGGAGGAGCGGACGGTCGATCTGACGATCCGAATCGAGGAGCGCGCGGAGTTCGACGTGGTCTCGGAGGGGTCGAACGAACTGCTCGCCGGCGACACCGGATCGCTCGCGTTCACCGTCGAGAACACGGGGAGTCAGACGGCGCGGAACGCGACGGTCCAGTTGGAGTCGCGGGCGTCGGGGCTGTTCTTCGGTAACGCCGACGCGCCGTCGGCGACCACCGGCGTGTTCGTCCGCTCGCTCGCACCGGGCGAGACGCGACGGGTGTCGGTACAGGTGGGGGCCGACACCGACCTCTCGCCGGGCGAGTACCCCGTCGACGCCGTCGTCTCCTACCGCGACCGAAACGACGTCGCCAAGCGGTCGGACACTCTGACGGCGGGCGTCGTCGTCAAACCCGAGCGGAGTTTCGTCGTCGAGGACCTGACGACGCGGGACTTCCGGGTCGACGAGTCCGAGGCGACGGTGTCGGGGCGAATCGTCAACACGGGACCGGCACCGGCCCGGAACGTGGTCGTCAGGATGCGCGACGCCGGGCCGGTGACGCCGACGAACGGCGAGTCGGCGGTCGGCACCCTCGATCCGGGCGAGTCGGCCCCGGTCACGTTCACCGTGGCCATCGCGGGTGACGCCGAACCGGGGACCAACTCCTTCACCTTCGACGTGGAGTACGAGAACGCCGACGGCGACGTGCAGATGGCGTCGAACCCGATTCGGAAGCGGGCGACGATCGACGAGTCACGCGACCGATTCGAGGTGGGGAACGTCTCGACGACGGTGACGCCCGGCGGCACGGCACGGCTCACCGCCGACGTGCGATACGTCGGCGACGACCCCATCTCGGCGACCAACGCCAGGCTGTTCACCAGCGATCCGCTGTCGACCTCCGACGACGGGGCGTTCCTCGGTCGGATGGAATCGGGCGAGACGGTGACCGCTTCCTTCCGGATCAGCGCGACGAGCGACGCCATCCCCAAACAGTACGACGCGTCGATCGAAGTGCGGTACGACGAGGCCGACGGGGACACGAAGTTCACGGACGGGATGCCGATCGGCGTGTCGGTGAACGAGACCGAGGGCGGGCCGCCGGTCCTCCCGATCGTCGGCGGCGTGGCACTGCTCGTCGTCATCGTGGGTGGGCTCTGGTACCGCGGACGATGA